Proteins encoded by one window of Porphyrobacter sp. YT40:
- a CDS encoding protease modulator HflC, translating into MKDLLQNTKALIIAAVVAVIALISSIVIVPETHQAVVIAAGKPVRTFNQFRPDVPYGQTGAGINFRVPFYEQVRMIDRRVLDVDMQRTQVLSRDQQRLQVDAYARYRIIDPVKLVERAGTEAQFESQLLPILTSVLRQELGRVPFSALINAERGTSMANITATLDTQARNYGAQVLDVRIKAADLPEGRPLDAAFTRMETDRQEEATTIRAAGQRDAQIIQAEASAEAARIYADAYGKDPQFYDFYRAMQSYKKTFLQGEGQSTMVLSEDSEYFRQFKGER; encoded by the coding sequence ATGAAGGACCTTCTCCAGAACACCAAGGCGCTGATCATCGCCGCTGTGGTGGCGGTGATCGCGCTGATATCGAGCATCGTGATCGTGCCCGAAACACATCAGGCGGTGGTGATCGCCGCCGGTAAGCCGGTGCGCACCTTCAACCAGTTCCGGCCCGACGTGCCCTATGGCCAGACCGGGGCGGGGATCAATTTCCGCGTTCCGTTCTACGAGCAGGTGCGGATGATCGATCGCCGCGTGCTGGATGTCGACATGCAGCGCACGCAGGTGCTCTCGCGCGATCAGCAGCGGTTGCAGGTCGATGCCTATGCCCGCTACCGGATCATCGACCCGGTCAAGCTGGTCGAGCGCGCCGGGACCGAAGCCCAGTTCGAAAGCCAGCTATTGCCGATCCTTACCTCGGTGCTGCGGCAGGAATTGGGGCGCGTGCCTTTCTCGGCGCTGATCAATGCCGAGCGCGGCACCTCGATGGCCAACATCACCGCCACGCTCGACACGCAGGCGCGCAATTACGGCGCGCAGGTGCTCGACGTGCGGATCAAGGCGGCGGATCTCCCGGAAGGCCGTCCGCTCGATGCCGCCTTCACCCGGATGGAGACCGACCGGCAGGAAGAGGCGACCACGATCCGCGCCGCCGGTCAGCGCGATGCGCAGATCATCCAGGCCGAAGCCAGCGCCGAGGCCGCGCGCATCTACGCCGACGCCTATGGCAAGGACCCGCAGTTCTACGATTTCTACCGCGCCATGCAGAGCTACAAGAAAACCTTCCTTCAGGGCGAAGGGCAAAGCACCATGGTGCTGTCGGAGGACAGCGAATACTTCCGCCAGTTCAAGGGAGAGCGCTAG
- a CDS encoding protease modulator HflK encodes MAGKNNPWGGSGSGGDGSGEDGASGDGSGGLGGEGAGGPSNDRGPRNPWLPGGGEPGKRRSASIEDIFKNRGPEGPRRAGGGGTGGGPGFRLPERPGGKSWVPVILGGVALIWVGVTSFHVIQPGEEAVVTWLGGKYSGTLDSGIKMTAPWPIQMVEKENVTQVRLEEIPGTNTEKLILTGDQNLVDLSYLIRWNISDLTLYKYQLNDPRNALLEIGEAAMRAAVARQKLDTVLTGAGRAEIEQEVREKMQARLDAYRSGISVQGIEINKVDPPGRVEEAFKDVSSAQQDADAAINRARAVAQQLLARAQGDASEFNDIYEEYRLAPEVTRRRLYYETMEQILSKTDKTIVESGNVTPYLPLPELKRRAQAAPAAPQQGE; translated from the coding sequence ATGGCTGGCAAGAATAACCCCTGGGGCGGCTCGGGCAGCGGGGGCGATGGTTCCGGCGAGGACGGGGCTTCGGGCGATGGCAGCGGGGGCCTTGGCGGCGAAGGCGCGGGTGGGCCGAGCAATGATCGCGGCCCGCGCAACCCGTGGCTGCCCGGCGGCGGCGAGCCCGGCAAGCGCCGCTCGGCCAGCATCGAAGACATCTTCAAGAACCGCGGCCCCGAAGGCCCGCGCCGCGCAGGCGGCGGCGGCACCGGCGGCGGGCCGGGCTTCCGCCTGCCCGAACGCCCCGGCGGTAAGAGCTGGGTGCCGGTGATCCTCGGCGGCGTTGCGCTGATCTGGGTCGGCGTGACCAGCTTCCACGTCATCCAGCCCGGCGAGGAGGCGGTTGTGACCTGGCTCGGCGGGAAGTATTCGGGCACGCTCGATTCCGGGATCAAGATGACCGCGCCCTGGCCGATCCAGATGGTCGAGAAGGAAAACGTGACGCAGGTCCGGCTCGAGGAAATTCCCGGCACCAATACTGAGAAGCTGATCCTGACGGGCGACCAGAACCTCGTCGACCTGAGCTACCTGATCCGCTGGAACATCTCGGACCTGACGCTTTATAAGTACCAGCTCAACGACCCGCGCAACGCCTTGCTGGAAATCGGTGAGGCGGCGATGCGCGCGGCGGTTGCGCGGCAGAAGCTCGACACCGTGCTGACCGGCGCGGGCCGCGCCGAGATCGAGCAGGAAGTGCGCGAGAAGATGCAGGCGCGGCTCGATGCATATCGTTCGGGCATCAGCGTGCAAGGGATCGAAATCAACAAGGTCGATCCGCCAGGCCGGGTCGAGGAAGCCTTCAAGGACGTCTCCAGCGCCCAGCAGGATGCCGACGCCGCGATCAACCGCGCCCGCGCGGTCGCCCAGCAGCTGCTTGCCCGGGCACAGGGCGACGCGTCCGAGTTCAACGACATCTACGAGGAATACCGGCTCGCGCCCGAAGTGACGCGCCGCCGCCTCTATTACGAAACCATGGAGCAGATCCTGTCGAAAACCGACAAGACCATCGTCGAATCCGGCAACGTCACCCCGTACTTGCCACTGCCCGAACTGAAGCGCCGCGCGCAGGCCGCGCCCGCCGCGCCGCAGCAGGGGGAGTAA